A stretch of Lactuca sativa cultivar Salinas chromosome 6, Lsat_Salinas_v11, whole genome shotgun sequence DNA encodes these proteins:
- the LOC111896641 gene encoding 60S acidic ribosomal protein P2, producing MKVVAAYLLALLGGNTTPSAEDLKKILGSVGAEADDDRIELLLSEVKGKDITELIASGREKLASVPSGGGGVAVAAAAGGAAPAAAAAAEPKKEEKVEEKEESDDEMGFSLFDD from the exons ATGAAGGTTGTCGCAGCGTATTTGTTGGCTCTTTTGGGAGGTAACACTACCCCATCAgctgaagatttgaagaaaattCTCGGTTCAG TTGGAGCTGAAGCCGATGATGATAGAATCGAATTGCTCTTGTCTGAAGTCAAGGGTAAAGATATCACTGAATTGATTGCATCCGGAAGGGAAAAGTTGGCTTCAGTTCCAtccggtggtggtggtgttgctgTTGCTGCCGCCGCTGGTGGTGCTGCACCTGCTGCTGCAGCAGCTGCTGAACCAAAGAAAGAGGAGAAAGTTGAGGAGAAGGAGGAGTCTGATGAT GAAATGGGATTCAGTTTATTTGATGACTAG
- the LOC111896649 gene encoding uncharacterized protein LOC111896649: MREDNHEIQTSKKEHLPLPSNRKAKQMNAASKKLHNQQQKSVKKNLSSVLNSVTEEDVGLNLPEKEAIEKFSISDSVDADQSTVEIGKPSLTSDQTIIPDKSVVLEHPEDSVEIATISEAFVFGRDRSNESIESYIVSLDHFASPTSVTPLSCDSPALSSITTVETTPFSSSITAEASPVHVSSGDGSTTQDQTDSFKLEFLVKHLRESMFEVLHSADIDPQYKKLLDSLVKMVIEEFFSLHEERDMVIHLFSRRIKIMMLCIIAVSSGFFLLSDGSSYNGPSPT, translated from the exons atgagagaggATAATCATGAAATTCAAACATCAAAGAAGGAACATCTACCACTTCCTTCCAATCGCAAGGCTAAACAGATGAATGCTGCATCGAAGAAGCTACATAATCAGCAGCAAAAG AGCGTCAAGAAGAACTTGAGTTCTGTTCTAAATTCTGTTACTGAGGAGGATGTCGGCTTAAACCTTCCGGAGAAAGAGGCAATCGAGAagttctcgatctcagattcggTTGACGCTGACCAGTCTACTGTAGAG ATCGGCAAACCGAGCTTAACTTCTGATCAAACGATTATTCCGGACAAATCCGTTGTGCTTGAACATCCAGAAGACTCGGTTGAGATCGCTACAATCTCAGAGGCTTTCGTTTTTGGTAGAGATCGATCCAATGAGTCAATCGAG AGCTACATTGTGTCTTTGGATCATTTTGCTTCACCAACATCTGTAACTCCATTGTCATGCGATTCGCCTGCTTTATCATCCATAACAACTGTTGAAACGACTCCATTTTCATCCTCCATAACTGCTGAAGCTTCTCCAGTTCATGTTTCTTCTGGTGATGGATCTACAACACAAGATCAAACCGATTCATTTAAACTAGAATTTCTGGTAAAGCATCTAAGGGAATCCATGTTCGAGGTTCTGCATTCAGCTGATATTGATCCACAGTATAAGAAGCTTCTGGATTCGTTGGTTAAGATGGTGATTGAAGAGTTCTTTAGCTTGCATGAAGAAAGGGACATGGTTATTCACCTGTTTTCAAGGAGAATAAAGATCATGATGCTGTGTATAATCGCTGTTTCTTCTGGATTTTTCCTTCTTTCCGATGGAAGCTCTTACAATGGCCCTTCACCAACCTAA
- the LOC111896638 gene encoding peptidyl-prolyl cis-trans isomerase CYP71, producing MEDTQNDNKDDNGSSLVETAADDEPMVGPGPAPVRRPKRPLQFEQAYLDSLPSANMYEKSYMHRDVVTHVAVSSADFFITGSQDGHLKFWKKKGLGIEFAKHFRSHLGPIEGLAVSVDGLLCCTISSDRSVKIYDVHNYDMMVMLRLPYTPGAVEWVYKQGAVKAKLAISDRNSSFVHIYDPRAGTNDPIVSKEIHLNPVKVMKYNHAFDTVVSGDTMGIIEYWDPATLQFPESGVNFKLKSDTDLFAIVKSKTAVSAIEVSPDGKQFAITSPDRRIRIFWYRTGKLRRVYDESLENAQDLQRSDVPLYRLEAIDFGRRMAVEREIEKTENVPQPNALFDESSNFIIYPTLLGIKIVNLHTNKVSRILGKVENNDRFLRIALYQGDQSSKKVRKIPAAAVNVNESKDPMTDPTLLCCAFKKHRIYLFSRREPEEPDDATKGRDVFNEKPPPDELMAASDIGKSVTTSLPENVIMHTTLGDIHMKLYPEECPKTVENFTTHCKNGYYDNLIFHRVIKGFMIQTGDPLGDGTGGQSIWGREFEDEFHKSLRHDRPFTLSMANAGPNTNGSQFFITTVATPWLDNKHTVFGRVIKGMDVVQGIEKVKTDKGDKPYQDVKILNVTVPKS from the exons ATGGAGGATACTCAGAATGACAACAAAGATGACAATGGAAGCTCCTTGGTGGAGACCGCTGCGGATGACGAGCCAATGGTGGGACCGGGACCCGCTCCAGTCCGTCGCCCAAAACGCCCGCTTCAGTTTGAACAAGCCTATCTCGATTCTCTTCCGTCTGCTAACAT GTATGAGAAAAGTTACATGCATCGGGATGTGGTAACTCATGTTGCTGTTTCATCAGCTGATTTTTTCATCACTGGAAGTCAAGATG GACACTTGAAATTTTGGAAGAAAAAAGGACTTGGGATTGAATTTGCTAAGCATTTCAGATCCCACCTTGGACCCATTGAAGGTCTTGCA GTTAGTGTAGACGGATTGCTTTGCTGCACAATTTCAAGTGATAGATCTGTGAAAATATATGATGTGCATAACTATGACATGATGGTGATGTTACGCCTTCCATATACACCTGGAGCTGTTGAATGGGTTTACAAACAAGGAGCTGTGAAAGCCAAACTTGCTATTAGTGATAGAAACTCTTCTTTTGTGCATATATATGATCCACGAGCTGGAACAAATGATCCCATTGTTTCCAAAGAG ATACATTTGAATCCTGTTAAAGTAATGAAATACAACCATGCTTTTGATACTGTGGTATCTGGAGATACCATGGGGATTATTGAATATTGGGATCCTGCTACACTTCAGTTCCCTGAAAGTGG GGTTAATTTCAAGTTGAAAAGTGATACTGATTTGTTTGCGATTGTCAAAAGTAAAACTGCTGTTTCTGCTATTGAG gtAAGCCCAGATGGAAAACAATTTGCAATCACATCACCAGATCGAAGAATACGTATATTTTGGTATAGAACAGGTAAACTAAGACGTGTCTATGATGAATCACTTGAG aatgctcaagatcttcaaagaagCGATGTTCCTTTGTATCGATTAGAAGCTATTGATTTTGGGAGAAGAATGGCAGTTGAAAGAGAAATTGAAAAAACAGAAAATGTCCCACAACCAAATGCACTGTTTGATGAAAGCTCTAATTTCATTATTTATCCAACTCTCCTTGGTATTAAA ATTGTAAATCTGCACACAAACAAAGTTTCCAGAATTTTAGGGAAGGTGGAAAATAATGACAGGTTTTTAAGAATTGCTTTGTATCAAGGTGATCAAAGCAGTAAAAAAGTGCGTAAAATTCCTGCTGCTGCTGTGAATGTGAATGAAAGCAAAGATCCCATGACAGATCCTACTTTGTTATGCTGTGCTTTTAAGAAACACAGAATCTATTTGttcag ccGAAGAGAACCAGAGGAACCTGATGATGCAACCAAGGGTAGGGATGTCTTTAATGAAAAGCCTCCTCCTGATGAACTTATGGCTGCATCTGATATTGGAAAGTCTGTTACAACATCTCTTCCAGAAAATGTG ATTATGCACACAACACTTGGTGATATTCACATGAAGTTATACCCAGAAGAGTGTCCAAAAACAGTGGAGAATTTCACAACACACTGTAAAAACGGATACTATGATAATCTCATATTTCATCGTGTCATCAAAGGTTTTATGATTCAAACTGGAGACCCTTTGGGAGATGGGACAGGTGGCCAATCCATTTGGGGTAGAGAATTTGAAGATGAATTCCACAAAAG TTTAAGACATGATAGGCCTTTCACATTGTCAATGGCGAATGCGGGGCCCAACACGAATGGGTCCCAGTTTTTTATCACAACTGTGGCTACACCTTGGCTGGATAATAAGCATACTGTTTTTGGCAGAGTTATAAAAGGCATGGATGTTGTTCAG GGAATTGAGAAAGTGAAGACAGATAAGGGGGATAAACCGTATCAAGATGTGAAAATCTTAAATGTCACAGTTCCAAAGTCATGA
- the LOC111896624 gene encoding uncharacterized protein LOC111896624, with protein MSFRHQFSPPCDYDQRQLEWAYALKAKLDDQERYSSPMPLIGMYIAVASLFCILAMAADLLHGMKNRKLWFPCKYFTVNAASLTVIAVAIKLPMDLTNLMPGYVDQAAKLGSLGFMCTMMVNLLPSLASMDNKELVTNMMALGVLVLTLVGNVCIQINTGVLSYHESSDPYYFHLHYKEISPSFSRLEGNGLIATIYAGMLLMLLIIFACSSIAILKSKQILESKYHEAHEKAIKDHQELQQQGQLTVEKLKKHVSNYWIMARTGSPQFMTACSATTAASGVICAFSTILHIVIMVSNIRSLTDYKSDYKWSMSVIFIIQFIGVIVGTIAPLSRCFAVLSFKLSVKWIWNNIKVFKVESYWTQKLYDWKLSSTPFPYLQILVLNICIGFQKTVVVACKMIDLIPIFSVICVLYCFQFWKRLKAMFKASSVVLVQNPEQLQEGNENLSCYVLQLQEDIEFAERTLKGILKSVNLLIQKAEKQQPNNLMKLLAESRGFEGVGKFESHRVPPLVSEEYDSEKQHKFSTLHLLTPHVTYRIPPLPLP; from the exons ATGAGTTTTCGCCACCAATTCTCCCCACCTTGTGATTATGATCAACGACAATTGGAATGGGCCTATGCATTAAAAGCGAAGTTGGACGATCAAGAAAGGTACAGTTCACCTATGCCATTGATTGGGATGTATATCGCAGTAGCATCTCTATTCTGCATCCTTGCAATGGCGGCTGATCTATTACACGGTATGAAGAACAGAAAGCTATGGTTTCCGTGTAAATATTTCACTGTGAATGCTGCTTCTCTCACTGTGATAGCTGTTGCAATAAAGCTACCCATGGATCTAACTAATCTAATGCCAGGCTATGTTGACCAGGCTGCAAAGCTTGGAAGCCTAGGCTTTATGTGCACCATGATGGTTAATTTATTGCCTTCTCTTGCATCCATGGACAACAAGGAGCTTGTCACAAACATGATGGCTTTAGGTGTTCTTGTACTGACCTTGGTTGGGAATGTCTGCATTCAAATAAACACCGGAGTTCTATCATATCATGAAAGTAGCGATCCCTACTATTTTCACCTTCATTATAAAGAAATCTCCCCATCTTTCTCACGTTTAGAAGGCAATGGTTTGATAGCAACTATTTATGCGGGTATGCTACTCATGTTGCTGATAATATTTGCATGTTCATCTATAGCCATTCTAAAGTCAAAGCAAATTCTGGAATCGAAATACCATGAAGCTCATGAAAAAGCTATAAAAGATCATCAAGAGCTTCAGCAACAAGGACAATTAACtgttgagaagctaaagaagcaTGTGAGCAACTACTGGATCATGGCAAGAACCGGAAGCCCCCAATTCATGACAGCTTGTTCTGCTACAACCGCTGCTTCTGGGGTAATATGTGCTTTTAGCACCATCTTACATATTGTTATTATGGTTTCCAATATTAGATCTCTAACAGATTATAAGTCGGATTATAAGTGGTCGATGTCAGTGATTTTCATTATACAGTTTATTGGAGTCATTGTGGGTACAATTGCCCCACTTTCTAGATGTTTTGCAGTTTTAAGCTTTAAGTTGTCGGTAAAATGGATTTGGAACAATATCAAGGTCTTTAAAGTAGAAAGCTACTGGACTCAAAAGTTGTATGATTGGAAACTGAGTAGCACACCATTCCCATATTTACAAATTCTTGTTCTCAACATTTGTATAGGATTTCAGAAGACAGTGGTAGTAGCATGTAAAATGATAGATTTGATTCCAATTTTCTCTGTGATATGTGTCTTGTATTGTTTCCAATTTTGGAAGCGGTTAAAGGCCATGTTTAAGGCGTCGAGCGTTGTGTTGGTACAAAATCCTGAGCAATTACAAGAAGGAAATGAAAATCTTAGTTGCTACGTTTTACAACTTCAAGAGGATATAGAGTTTGCTGAGAGAACATTGAAAGGCATTTTAAAATCTGTGAACCTTTTGATCCAAAAGGCTGAAAAACAACAACCTAACAATCTTATGAAGCTTCTTGCGGAATCTAGAGGCTTTGAAGGGGTTGGAAAGTTTGAAAGCCATCGTGTCCCTCCTTTAGTTTCAGAAGAATAT GATTCAGAAAAGCAACACAAATTCTCCACTTTGCATCTCCTTACACCCCATGTGACATATCGCATACCACCACTTCCTCTCCCTTGA
- the LOC111896630 gene encoding uncharacterized protein LOC111896630: MSYNSDDYLKLVDSVASWNNNTAQYLAHLWISSYQGDQQNRYSKPMPWIGMYIALASLFCIIAMVADLLHGFRRKTLWFPCKYFTLNSASLTVIAVAIKLPMDLSTLMPSYMDQATKLGSLGFMCTMMSNLLPSLATMDSKELIPNVISLAVLVITLVVNICIQLNTGALFYHVVDDGAGFDLHGYVKSLPSYVPDRHNRFTAAIYVGMLLMLLTIYVCSALAILKSKQILESKYQATHDKAINDQYLQQEGELTVEMLKQHVRYYWIMAGTGSSQFMVTCSVTTSASAVICASSVVLHILLLLFYVENLWDYKSDYKWSMPVILIIQFFGIIVGTISPLSRCFSAFIFKVSMKRFQNHIKITKVESYWTEKLYDWKQSSIPFPSSSRNCKIVMVNLKIIILNICIGFQMTVVVACKIIAVVTFFVVICVFYCIRCWKWLKAMFCTVPREKPERHLSGYVLQLQDDIEFANRTLKGMLKSVNHLIQKAEKRQPKNLMKLLAESRGFDGVEKFDSHRVQPLLSEEYLNCWSLSLVTLTSIAMSLPNIQKNKVDWLVSGVSEGLVYVRLVEECLNATDNHVSIQKAAKTLWVEVEVYHKWLGHKLPKHKPKVNTPGYILQWLRDTAKNKANEVESQDDNSIYKFICANSMYRITETILLSYHENIDEISQEELFAELSSMIADIFAACLTNLPQVIAMKCHQNAIEKREASVQAAAQLLGETTQIINSLQVRELPRLNPDELAFIDKWRAYLHYKKNHE; this comes from the coding sequence ATGAGTTACAACTCTGACGATTATCTGAAACTTGTGGACAGTGTTGCGTCGTGGAACAATAATACAGCACAATACCTGGCTCACTTGTGGATTTCATCATACCAAGGGGATCAGCAAAACAGGTACAGCAAACCTATGCCATGGATTGGGATGTATATCGCATTAGCATCTCTGTTTTGTATCATTGCAATGGTGGCTGATTTATTACATGGTTTCCGGAGGAAAACGCTATGGTTTCCGTGTAAATACTTCACTCTGAACTCTGCTTCTCTCACTGTGATAGCTGTTGCAATAAAGCTGCCCATGGATCTATCTACTCTAATGCCAAGTTACATGGACCAGGCTACAAAGCTTGGAAGCTTGGGCTTTATGTGCACCATGATGAGTAATTTATTGCCTTCTCTAGCAACCATGGATAGCAAGGAACTTATCCCAAACGTCATATCTTTGGCTGTTCTCGTGATTACCTTGGTTGTGAATATTTGCATTCAACTAAACACCGGAGCTCTCTTCTATCATGTAGTAGATGATGGTGCGGGGTTTGACCTTCATGGTTATGTGAAAAGTTTACCATCCTACGTACCTGATAGACACAACAGATTTACAGCAGCCATTTATGTGGGTATGTTACTCATGTTGCTcacaatatatgtatgttcagCTCTAGCAATTCTGAAGTCCAAACAGATTCTAGAATCAAAATACCAAGCCACTCATGATAAAGCTATAAACGATCAATATTTGCAACAAGAAGGAGAATTAACTGTTGAGATGCTAAAGCAGCATGTGAGATATTACTGGATCATGGCAGGAACTGGAAGCTCCCAATTCATGGTAACTTGCTCTGTTACAACCTCTGCTTCAGCGGTAATATGTGCTTCAAGCGTTGTCTTACACATTCTTCTTTTACTTTTTTATGTTGAAAATCTATGGGACTATAAGTCGGATTATAAGTGGTCAATGCCAGTGATTCTCATAATACAGTTTTTTGGAATCATAGTGGGTACAATTTCCCCACTTTCTAGATGTTTTTCAGCCTTTATCTTTAAGGTGTCCATGAAACGGTTTCAGAACCATATCAAGATCACTAAAGTAGAAAGCTACTGGACTGAGAAGCTATATGATTGGAAACAGAGTAGCATACCATTCCCATCTAGTAGCCGCAATTGCAAGATTGTCATGGTTAACCTCAAAATCATAATTCTCAATATTTGTATAGGATTTCAGATGACAGTCGTGGTAGCATGCAAGATCATAGCAGTGGTTACATTTTTCGTTGTGATATGTGTCTTTTATTGTATCCGTTGTTGGAAGTGGTTAAAAGCCATGTTTTGCACCGTGCCGAGAGAAAAGCCTGAGAGGCATCTTAGCGGGTATGTTTTGCAACTGCAAGACGACATCGAGTTTGCTAACAGAACATTGAAAGGCATGTTAAAATCTGTGAATCACTTAATCCAAAAGGCAGAAAAACGGCAacccaaaaatcttatgaagctTCTAGCAGAATCCAGAGGTTTTGATGGAGTTGAAAAGTTTGACAGCCATCGTGTTCAACCTTTACTTTCGGAAGAATATCTGAATTGTTGGAGTTTGTCATTGGTAACTCTCACATCCATCGCCATGTCTCTTCCGAACATCCAAAAGAACAAAGTCGATTGGTTGGTGAGTGGTGTGAGTGAAGGTCTTGTATATGTCAGACTTGTGGAAGAATGCCTGAATGCTACTGATAATCATGTAAGCATTCAAAAGGCGGCTAAAACTTTGTGGGTAGAAGTTGAAGTCTACCACAAGTGGTTAGGACACAAGCTACCAAAACATAAGCCTAAAGTGAATACACCGGGATATATTCTTCAATGGTTAAGGGATACAGCTAAGAACAAGGCCAATGAGGTGGAAAGCCAAGATGATAATTCCATATACAAGTTTATTTGTGCCAATTCAATGTATCGTATCACCGAAACAATCCTGCTCTCATACCACGAGAACATTGACGAGATTAGCCAAgaggaactatttgcagagttaTCATCAATGATCGCTGATATATTCGCTGCTTGTCTCACCAACTTACCTCAAGTCATTGCAATGAAATGCCATCAAAATGCCATAGAAAAAAGGGAGGCGAGTGTCCAAGCTGCAGCCCAACTTCTTGGCGAGACTACACAGATAATCAACAGCCTTCAAGTTCGTGAACTTCCAAGATTGAATCCAGACGAGTTAGCGTTTATTGACAAGTGGCGTGCTTacttacactacaagaaaaatcatGAATAG